A single region of the Agromyces sp. Leaf222 genome encodes:
- a CDS encoding AI-2E family transporter has product MPQPADVRDSIPYGMRLAAAWSWRLLLVGGVVAVAIFLIVQLRYIVIPLLVAVLIAALLVPFSSLLQRHRWPKWLAITAAMLSALTVVGGLLTLGIWQIVRGSDELAAQTVLAWNDFRTWLLEGPFHLSAAQLNDAVDQVVSALQADSGILVSGALSVGSTVGHFFAGTLLALFATLFILIDGRGIWGWVVRVFPRRARAAVDGAGFAGWTTLQNFVKVQILVATIDAIGIGLGAFLLQVPLAVPIAILVFLGSFIPIVGAVVTGALAVFVALVYNGLWPAVIMLGVVLLVQQIEGHVLQPLIMGTAVKVHPLGVVLAVAAGSFLAGIPGALFAVPIAAVLNVMITFVAGGSWKQSAGPPVVPSSPLWRTVPQRPGYQRGE; this is encoded by the coding sequence GTGCCGCAGCCCGCCGATGTCCGCGACTCGATTCCCTACGGCATGCGCCTCGCCGCGGCCTGGTCGTGGCGCCTGCTGCTCGTCGGCGGCGTGGTGGCGGTCGCCATCTTCCTGATCGTCCAGCTGCGCTACATCGTCATCCCGCTGCTCGTCGCCGTGCTCATCGCCGCGCTCCTGGTGCCGTTCTCGAGCCTGCTGCAGCGGCATCGCTGGCCGAAGTGGCTGGCGATCACGGCCGCCATGCTGAGCGCGCTCACCGTGGTCGGCGGTCTGCTGACCCTCGGCATCTGGCAGATCGTGCGCGGCTCCGACGAGCTCGCGGCGCAGACCGTGCTGGCCTGGAACGACTTCCGCACCTGGCTGCTCGAGGGGCCGTTCCACCTGAGCGCGGCGCAGCTGAACGACGCCGTCGACCAGGTCGTCTCGGCGCTGCAGGCCGACAGCGGCATCCTCGTCAGCGGTGCGCTCTCGGTCGGCTCCACCGTGGGCCACTTCTTCGCCGGCACGCTGCTGGCGCTCTTCGCCACGCTCTTCATCCTCATCGACGGTCGCGGCATCTGGGGCTGGGTCGTGCGGGTGTTCCCGCGTCGCGCCCGTGCCGCGGTCGACGGCGCCGGCTTCGCCGGGTGGACCACGCTGCAGAACTTCGTGAAGGTGCAGATCCTCGTTGCGACCATCGACGCGATCGGCATCGGGCTCGGCGCGTTCCTGCTGCAGGTTCCACTGGCCGTGCCGATCGCCATCCTCGTGTTCCTCGGCTCGTTCATCCCCATCGTGGGCGCCGTGGTCACGGGTGCGCTGGCAGTGTTCGTCGCCCTCGTCTACAACGGCCTGTGGCCGGCCGTCATCATGCTGGGCGTGGTGCTGCTCGTGCAGCAGATCGAGGGCCACGTCCTGCAGCCGCTCATCATGGGCACCGCGGTCAAGGTCCACCCGCTCGGCGTGGTGCTGGCCGTCGCGGCGGGCTCCTTCCTCGCGGGCATCCCCGGAGCGCTGTTCGCCGTGCCGATCGCCGCCGTGCTGAACGTCATGATCACGTTCGTGGCCGGCGGATCCTGGAAGCAGTCCGCCGGACCACCGGTCGTGCCGAGCTCGCCGCTCTGGCGAACCGTGCCGCAACGCCCCGGCTACCAACGAGGAGAATGA
- a CDS encoding PhoH family protein — protein sequence MASLETSKSDATSTGREQRPDEASPSGVAQDERTYVLDTSVLLSDPKALFRFAEHSVVLPVIVITELEAKRNDPEIGYFARQALRILDELRIEHERLDFPIPVGDGGSLRVELNHSSMSVLPSGLQLNDNDTRILACAANLANDGIAVTVVSKDLPLRVKAASIGLDAQEYRAELALDSGWTGMSEVTLGSNDMAKLYEHEHLSITEVEGVPVNTGLVIHSDRGSALARVVGEREVRLVRGDRDVFGLHGRSAEQRLAIDLLLDPEIGILSLGGRAGTGKSALALCAGLEAVLERQQHKKIMVFRPLYAVGGQELGYLPGDQGEKMNPWGQAVFDTLGSVVSDNVLDEVVDRGILEVLPLTHIRGRSLHDAFVIVDEAQSLERNVLLTVLSRIGQNSRVVLTHDVAQRDNLRVGRHDGVASVIETLKGHPLFAHITLTRSERSAIAALVSEMLDGAELA from the coding sequence GTGGCCTCACTCGAAACCTCCAAGTCCGACGCAACGTCCACCGGTCGCGAACAGCGTCCGGACGAAGCCTCGCCCAGCGGCGTCGCACAGGACGAGCGCACCTACGTGTTGGACACCTCGGTTCTGCTCTCGGACCCGAAGGCGCTGTTCCGGTTCGCCGAGCATTCGGTCGTGCTGCCGGTGATCGTCATCACGGAGCTCGAGGCCAAGCGCAACGACCCCGAGATCGGGTACTTCGCGCGCCAGGCGCTGCGGATCCTCGATGAACTGCGCATCGAGCACGAGCGGCTGGACTTCCCGATCCCGGTCGGCGACGGCGGCTCGCTGCGCGTCGAGCTGAACCACTCGAGCATGTCCGTGCTCCCGAGCGGACTGCAGCTGAACGACAACGACACGCGCATCCTCGCCTGCGCCGCGAACCTCGCGAACGACGGCATCGCGGTGACCGTGGTCTCCAAGGACCTGCCGCTTCGCGTCAAGGCCGCCTCGATCGGCCTCGACGCCCAGGAGTACCGCGCCGAACTGGCGCTCGACTCCGGCTGGACCGGCATGAGCGAGGTCACGCTCGGTTCCAACGACATGGCCAAGCTCTACGAGCACGAGCATCTCTCGATCACCGAGGTGGAAGGGGTGCCGGTGAACACCGGGCTCGTGATCCACTCCGATCGGGGCTCGGCGCTCGCCCGGGTCGTGGGGGAGCGCGAGGTGCGACTCGTGCGCGGCGACCGCGACGTGTTCGGCCTGCATGGCCGTTCGGCCGAGCAGCGACTCGCGATCGACCTGCTGCTCGACCCCGAGATCGGGATCCTCTCGCTCGGCGGTCGCGCCGGCACCGGCAAGTCGGCGCTCGCGCTCTGCGCCGGCCTCGAGGCGGTGCTCGAGCGGCAGCAGCACAAGAAGATCATGGTCTTCCGTCCGCTGTACGCGGTCGGCGGCCAGGAGCTCGGCTACCTTCCCGGCGACCAGGGCGAGAAGATGAACCCGTGGGGCCAGGCGGTCTTCGACACGCTCGGCTCGGTCGTCTCCGACAACGTGCTCGACGAGGTGGTGGATCGCGGCATCCTCGAGGTGCTGCCGCTCACGCACATCCGCGGACGCTCCCTGCACGACGCCTTCGTGATCGTCGACGAGGCCCAGTCGCTCGAGCGCAACGTGCTGCTCACCGTGCTCTCACGCATCGGGCAGAACTCCCGGGTGGTGCTCACCCACGACGTCGCCCAGCGCGACAACCTGCGCGTCGGCCGCCACGACGGCGTCGCCTCGGTCATCGAGACGCTGAAGGGACATCCGCTCTTCGCGCACATCACGCTGACGCGCTCGGAGCGCTCGGCCATCGCGGCCCTCGTCTCGGAGATGCTCGACGGGGCGGAGCTCGCCTAG
- the greA gene encoding transcription elongation factor GreA: protein MAQDATVTWLTQEAYDRLAAELEQLSTAGREEIAKRIESAREEGDLKENGGYHAAKDEQGKIEARIRQLKGLLKSAEVGEAPASKGIVESGTVITAVIAGDEETFLIGSREIAGDSELDVWSEQSPLGAAILGLKVGDKTSYTAPNGREIAVEVTAVDTWGGQ, encoded by the coding sequence ATGGCGCAGGACGCCACCGTCACCTGGCTCACGCAGGAAGCGTACGACCGGCTCGCCGCCGAGCTCGAGCAGCTCTCGACCGCCGGTCGTGAAGAGATCGCCAAGCGCATCGAATCCGCGCGCGAAGAGGGCGACCTCAAGGAGAACGGCGGCTACCACGCCGCGAAAGACGAGCAGGGCAAGATCGAGGCCCGCATCCGCCAGCTCAAGGGCCTGCTGAAGAGCGCCGAGGTCGGCGAGGCTCCGGCCTCGAAGGGCATCGTCGAGTCCGGCACCGTCATCACCGCGGTCATCGCGGGCGACGAGGAGACCTTCCTCATCGGCAGCCGCGAGATCGCCGGCGACTCCGAGCTCGACGTCTGGAGCGAGCAGAGCCCGCTCGGCGCCGCGATTCTCGGCCTCAAGGTCGGCGACAAGACGAGCTACACCGCGCCGAACGGCCGCGAGATCGCCGTCGAGGTCACGGCCGTCGACACCTGGGGCGGCCAGTAG
- a CDS encoding M48 family metalloprotease, whose protein sequence is MYRAIAKNKRNTFFIILFFLAIVGGLGWLAAAIYHDVTIVVVTVVIATAYAVFQYFTADRQALAMSGAVELRSKADHPRLWRTVENLSIATGTPMPRVFVVSDPAPNAFATGRDPEHAVVAATTGLLEIMDDAELEGVMAHELGHVRNYDIRLSMIVFGLVVAVGFISDMFVRMAFFGRSNNNNGNPILMVVGIVAMLIAPLVASLVQLAVSRQREYLADATGAMTTRHPDALASALEKLEAYGRPMKRQNSSMAHLWIADPLKPGALSRLFATHPPISERVKRLENMGGSF, encoded by the coding sequence TTGTACCGAGCGATCGCCAAGAACAAGCGCAACACCTTCTTCATCATCCTGTTCTTCCTCGCGATCGTCGGCGGGCTGGGGTGGCTGGCCGCGGCGATCTATCACGACGTGACGATCGTCGTCGTGACGGTGGTCATCGCGACCGCCTACGCGGTCTTCCAGTACTTCACGGCCGACCGGCAGGCGCTCGCGATGTCCGGCGCCGTCGAGCTGCGCAGCAAGGCCGATCATCCCCGGCTCTGGCGCACGGTCGAGAACCTGTCGATCGCCACGGGCACGCCCATGCCGCGGGTGTTCGTCGTCTCCGACCCGGCGCCGAACGCGTTCGCCACGGGGCGCGACCCCGAGCACGCGGTCGTGGCGGCGACCACCGGGCTCCTCGAGATCATGGACGACGCCGAACTCGAGGGCGTCATGGCCCACGAGCTCGGCCACGTGCGCAACTACGACATCCGGCTGTCGATGATCGTGTTCGGGCTCGTCGTCGCCGTCGGGTTCATCTCCGACATGTTCGTGCGCATGGCCTTCTTCGGCCGCAGCAACAACAACAACGGCAACCCGATCCTGATGGTCGTCGGCATCGTCGCCATGCTGATCGCGCCGCTCGTCGCGAGTCTCGTGCAGCTCGCGGTGTCACGCCAGCGCGAGTACTTGGCCGACGCGACGGGCGCGATGACCACGCGGCATCCCGACGCCCTCGCCAGTGCGCTCGAGAAGCTCGAGGCCTACGGTCGCCCCATGAAGCGGCAGAACTCGTCGATGGCCCACCTCTGGATCGCCGACCCGCTGAAGCCCGGCGCACTCAGCCGCCTCTTCGCCACGCACCCGCCGATCTCCGAGCGCGTCAAGCGCCTCGAGAACATGGGCGGCTCGTTCTAG
- a CDS encoding hemolysin III family protein: protein MTPERRRDSEDLVHELSKPVASEDVADAAIDRAAHGPDLPNIPLLDDSLAHPTDDVKPTWRGWIHAGTFPFTIVAGIVLIALAEGAPAKWASAVFTLTSMLLFGNSALYHRFDWKPRTKLLLKRIDHANIFLLIAGTYTPLAILALPPEKGWTLLAVVWAGALVGIGFRVFWITAPRWLYVPIYLLLGWAAVMYLGDLLAVSVAMMVLVVVGGLLYSGGAVIYALKKPNPVPGVFGFHEIFHTCTVLAFMCHWTATLIIAIAPAYHLG, encoded by the coding sequence ATGACCCCCGAACGCCGCCGCGATTCCGAAGATCTCGTGCACGAGCTGTCCAAGCCCGTCGCCTCGGAAGACGTCGCGGATGCCGCGATCGACCGCGCGGCGCACGGCCCCGACCTGCCGAACATCCCCCTGCTCGACGACTCGCTCGCGCACCCGACCGACGACGTCAAGCCCACCTGGCGAGGGTGGATCCACGCGGGCACCTTCCCGTTCACGATCGTCGCGGGCATCGTGCTCATCGCGCTCGCCGAGGGCGCACCGGCCAAGTGGGCGTCGGCGGTGTTCACGCTGACGTCGATGCTGCTGTTCGGCAACTCGGCCCTCTACCACCGGTTCGACTGGAAGCCGCGCACCAAGCTCCTGCTCAAGCGCATCGACCACGCGAACATCTTCCTGCTCATCGCCGGCACGTACACGCCGCTCGCGATCCTCGCGCTGCCGCCCGAGAAGGGCTGGACCCTGCTCGCGGTCGTCTGGGCCGGCGCACTGGTCGGCATCGGCTTCCGCGTCTTCTGGATCACGGCGCCGCGCTGGCTCTACGTGCCCATCTACCTGCTGCTCGGCTGGGCCGCGGTCATGTACCTGGGCGACCTGCTCGCCGTGAGCGTGGCGATGATGGTGCTCGTGGTCGTCGGCGGCCTGCTCTACTCGGGCGGGGCCGTCATCTACGCGCTGAAGAAGCCGAACCCCGTGCCGGGCGTGTTCGGGTTCCACGAGATCTTCCACACCTGCACGGTGCTGGCGTTCATGTGCCACTGGACGGCGACGCTCATCATCGCGATCGCCCCCGCGTACCACCTGGGCTGA
- the ilvA gene encoding threonine ammonia-lyase yields MISTIPGPDLADFARARDVVAAVVRRTPMESSRFLADRLGVPVHLKCENLQRTGSYKLRGAFNRLSALSPEERERGVVAASAGNHAQGVAFAARELGIRATIFMPVGVALPKLDATRAYGADVVLHGDSVGETLEAANAFAVETGAVVIPPFDHIDVIAGQGTLGLEVLDEVPDVATIVVPIGGGGLAAGVASAVKQRAALEGRTIRVIGVQAENASPFVPSLAQGHAVQVPVVPTIADGIAVYKPGELTLEIIRETVDEVITVSDDDIARALLVLLERAKLVVEPAGAVSVAALMSGRIQSDGPVVALLSGGNIDPLLMQRVIAHGLAASDRYLTLEIGLPDRPGQLARIAELLAEANANVIEVLHTRHGNGLQISEVALRLSVETRGPAHRASVVDVLRRAGYEPRIVSE; encoded by the coding sequence GTGATCAGCACCATCCCGGGACCAGACCTCGCCGACTTCGCCCGCGCGCGCGACGTGGTCGCGGCGGTCGTCCGCCGAACGCCCATGGAGTCCTCGCGGTTTCTCGCCGACCGCCTCGGCGTGCCCGTGCACCTCAAGTGCGAGAACCTTCAGCGCACCGGCTCCTACAAGCTGCGCGGCGCGTTCAACCGCCTGAGCGCGCTCAGCCCTGAAGAGCGCGAGCGTGGTGTCGTGGCCGCGTCGGCCGGAAACCACGCGCAGGGCGTCGCGTTCGCGGCGCGCGAGCTCGGCATCCGGGCCACGATCTTCATGCCGGTCGGCGTCGCGCTGCCCAAGCTCGACGCCACCCGCGCGTACGGCGCCGACGTGGTGCTGCACGGCGACTCGGTCGGTGAGACGCTCGAGGCGGCCAATGCCTTCGCCGTCGAGACCGGTGCGGTCGTGATCCCGCCGTTCGACCACATCGACGTCATCGCGGGCCAGGGCACGCTCGGCCTCGAGGTGCTCGACGAGGTTCCGGATGTCGCGACGATCGTCGTGCCCATCGGCGGCGGCGGCCTCGCGGCGGGCGTCGCCAGCGCGGTGAAGCAGCGGGCCGCACTCGAGGGCCGCACGATCCGGGTCATCGGCGTGCAGGCCGAGAACGCCTCGCCGTTCGTGCCCTCGCTCGCCCAGGGCCACGCCGTGCAGGTGCCGGTCGTCCCCACGATCGCCGACGGCATCGCCGTCTACAAGCCGGGGGAGCTCACGCTCGAGATCATCCGCGAGACCGTCGACGAGGTGATCACCGTCAGCGACGACGACATCGCCCGCGCGCTGCTCGTGCTCCTCGAGCGGGCGAAGCTCGTCGTCGAGCCGGCCGGGGCGGTCTCCGTCGCGGCGCTCATGAGCGGTCGCATCCAGTCCGACGGCCCCGTCGTCGCGCTGCTCTCGGGCGGCAACATCGACCCGCTGCTCATGCAGCGCGTGATCGCGCACGGGCTCGCGGCATCCGATCGCTATCTCACGCTCGAGATCGGCCTGCCGGACCGGCCCGGTCAGCTCGCCCGCATCGCCGAACTGCTCGCCGAGGCGAACGCGAACGTCATCGAGGTGCTGCATACGCGGCACGGCAACGGCCTGCAGATCTCGGAGGTGGCGCTTCGCCTCTCGGTCGAGACGCGCGGCCCGGCGCATCGGGCATCGGTGGTCGACGTGCTGCGGCGCGCGGGGTACGAGCCCCGCATCGTCTCGGAGTAG
- a CDS encoding DUF4307 domain-containing protein — MPTPETDQLAARYGRTRTRKRRDLVILIGAGIAFAIVLVSWVVWAGLDGQQASVQATDTSHVVHNDERTVEVTWTLSVPAGETTACAVKALDDDFTVVGWKVVEIPASERHLRSLTESVRTARDAATGLISSCWLT, encoded by the coding sequence GTGCCCACCCCCGAAACCGACCAGCTGGCCGCGCGCTACGGGCGCACCCGCACGCGGAAGCGCCGCGACCTGGTGATCCTCATCGGCGCGGGCATCGCCTTCGCGATCGTGCTGGTCTCGTGGGTCGTGTGGGCCGGCCTCGACGGGCAGCAGGCGAGCGTGCAGGCCACCGACACCTCGCATGTCGTCCACAACGACGAGCGCACGGTCGAGGTCACCTGGACCCTGTCCGTTCCGGCAGGCGAGACCACCGCGTGCGCCGTCAAGGCGCTCGACGACGACTTCACGGTCGTGGGGTGGAAGGTCGTCGAGATCCCGGCATCCGAACGCCATCTGCGCAGCCTCACCGAGTCCGTACGCACCGCGCGCGACGCCGCGACGGGTTTGATTTCGAGCTGCTGGCTCACCTAA
- a CDS encoding winged helix-turn-helix domain-containing protein, protein MVERVSPPLARRIALAAQGFGRPVPPEPGTRQVAGVLDRLGLLQIDSVNVFERSHYLPVFSRLGTYDKALLDRVTTGRRGRTLEYWAHEAAFVPRELWPLFEFRRDEYRQRGEAWGGWLVENRQLADWLKAELAANGPMRASEIEHDANQRRGPWWGWSTVKRTLEWMFRVGEVVCVERRRFERVYALPEQALAAELLAPPPSEADAVRVLVERAASALGIATEADLADYWRMKRVQVRGAVRDLEDAGVLVPVEVPGWSVGGRPAATWVHRDARRPRRIDAATVLSPFDPVVWFRPRAERMFDFHYRIEIYTPEPQRVFGYYSLPVLIDDDVVGRVDLKNDRKNRVLRVQSAWSEASAPADTAARLVPALRRAAAWQGLDEIVVADRGNLAHALRPELAASA, encoded by the coding sequence ATGGTCGAACGTGTCAGTCCCCCACTCGCCCGCCGCATCGCACTCGCCGCGCAGGGCTTCGGTCGCCCCGTGCCGCCCGAGCCCGGAACCCGTCAGGTGGCCGGCGTGCTCGATCGACTCGGCCTGCTGCAGATCGACTCGGTCAACGTCTTCGAGCGCAGCCACTACCTGCCGGTGTTCAGCCGCCTCGGAACCTACGACAAGGCACTGCTCGACCGGGTCACGACCGGGCGACGCGGCCGAACCCTCGAGTACTGGGCCCACGAGGCGGCCTTCGTTCCTCGCGAGCTGTGGCCGCTCTTCGAGTTCCGCCGCGACGAGTACCGGCAGCGGGGCGAGGCCTGGGGCGGGTGGCTCGTCGAGAACCGGCAGCTCGCCGACTGGCTGAAGGCCGAGCTCGCCGCCAACGGCCCGATGCGCGCCAGCGAGATCGAGCACGATGCGAACCAGCGGCGCGGGCCGTGGTGGGGCTGGTCGACGGTCAAGCGAACCCTCGAGTGGATGTTCCGCGTCGGCGAGGTCGTCTGCGTCGAACGTCGTCGCTTCGAGCGCGTCTACGCGCTGCCCGAGCAGGCGCTCGCGGCCGAGCTGCTGGCCCCGCCGCCCTCCGAGGCCGACGCCGTGCGCGTCCTCGTCGAGCGCGCGGCCTCCGCCCTCGGCATCGCGACCGAGGCCGACCTCGCCGACTACTGGCGCATGAAGCGGGTGCAGGTGCGCGGCGCCGTGCGCGATCTCGAAGACGCGGGCGTGCTCGTGCCCGTCGAGGTTCCCGGGTGGAGCGTCGGCGGCCGGCCCGCGGCGACGTGGGTGCACCGAGACGCCAGGCGCCCGCGCCGCATCGATGCGGCGACCGTGCTCTCGCCGTTCGACCCGGTCGTGTGGTTCCGGCCGCGCGCCGAGCGCATGTTCGACTTCCACTACCGCATCGAGATCTACACGCCCGAACCGCAGCGCGTGTTCGGCTACTACTCGCTGCCGGTGCTCATCGACGACGACGTCGTCGGCCGCGTCGACCTCAAGAACGACCGCAAGAACCGGGTGCTCCGCGTGCAGTCGGCGTGGAGCGAGGCTTCAGCTCCCGCCGACACCGCGGCCCGACTCGTACCGGCCCTCCGGCGTGCGGCCGCGTGGCAGGGGCTCGACGAGATCGTCGTGGCCGACCGGGGCAACCTGGCACATGCGCTGCGACCCGAGCTCGCGGCATCCGCGTGA
- a CDS encoding aminotransferase class V-fold PLP-dependent enzyme, producing MGIDAFVDGFAEEPGYLDYGRFGPLSRVAAEESNALTHVLERSRHGSSSVFHEQDARVREAASALTGFPADQVVFTPNTTSGLLHALFGLTGGVLLSADEFPSLPIAAVRAQEALNVVQPVWLETDHGKVTPGQIRDQLEQGVGAVAVSLVDARTGYLCDIEGIRQVIGDRLLIVDAIQGFGVVDAPWQAADVVVTGGQKWCRAGWGTGFLAMSDRAIDRLTPVFSGYSATEEAEPWGFVPPPAPGAKAFRVSNPDPIAQARFAAAMEELAEVGVENVNAAVAENVSRVIDLADEFAIAVVSSRNEQERAGIVVLEPPADQLSVLTASLHNHGVTATTRLGQVRLSAHAGTDAETLDMLRSAFVSYGSAATY from the coding sequence ATGGGCATCGACGCATTCGTCGACGGGTTCGCTGAGGAACCGGGATATCTCGACTACGGCCGATTCGGTCCGCTCTCACGGGTCGCGGCCGAGGAGAGCAACGCCCTCACGCACGTGCTCGAGCGCTCGCGGCACGGCAGTTCGTCGGTGTTCCACGAGCAGGACGCCCGGGTGCGCGAAGCGGCATCCGCCCTCACCGGGTTCCCGGCCGACCAGGTCGTGTTCACGCCGAACACGACCTCGGGCCTGTTGCATGCGCTGTTCGGCCTCACGGGCGGCGTGCTGCTGTCGGCCGACGAGTTCCCGAGCCTCCCGATCGCCGCCGTTCGCGCCCAGGAGGCGCTGAACGTCGTGCAGCCGGTGTGGCTCGAGACCGACCACGGCAAGGTCACCCCCGGGCAGATCCGCGACCAGCTCGAGCAGGGTGTCGGCGCCGTCGCCGTGAGCCTCGTCGACGCGCGCACCGGCTACCTCTGCGACATCGAGGGCATCCGCCAGGTCATCGGCGATCGGCTGCTCATCGTCGACGCCATCCAGGGCTTCGGCGTCGTCGACGCCCCGTGGCAGGCCGCCGACGTCGTGGTCACCGGCGGGCAGAAGTGGTGCCGCGCCGGATGGGGCACCGGCTTCCTCGCGATGTCCGACCGCGCCATCGATCGACTCACCCCCGTGTTCTCCGGATACTCGGCCACCGAAGAAGCCGAGCCGTGGGGCTTCGTGCCGCCGCCGGCCCCCGGCGCGAAGGCGTTCCGCGTGTCGAACCCCGACCCGATCGCCCAGGCCCGCTTCGCCGCTGCCATGGAGGAGCTCGCCGAGGTCGGCGTCGAGAACGTCAACGCGGCCGTGGCCGAGAACGTCAGTCGCGTCATCGACCTCGCCGACGAGTTCGCGATCGCGGTCGTCTCCTCGCGCAACGAGCAGGAGCGCGCGGGCATCGTCGTGCTCGAGCCGCCGGCCGACCAGCTCTCGGTGCTCACGGCGTCGCTGCACAACCACGGCGTCACGGCCACGACGAGGCTCGGTCAGGTGCGACTCAGCGCCCACGCGGGAACGGATGCCGAGACGCTCGACATGCTGCGTTCCGCGTTCGTGTCGTACGGGTCGGCCGCGACCTACTGA
- a CDS encoding isoprenyl transferase: protein MQSSDPSLGRGILYRLYQRRLRRGLEQESLPRHVAMIIDGNRRWAKQLGYDTAAHGHRAGAAKVREFLEWCDDLDIQVVTLYLLSSDNLGNRASDELAALIEIIAELAEELSHYRDWRVQHVGSDAGLPAPLVAALDAAEHRTADKRGMHVNLAVGYGGRKEIVDAMRSIVAAHHADGGSLDDLADRLTPDLIGQHLYTGGQPDPDLVIRTSGEQRLSDFMLWQAAHSEFYFVEALGPDLRQVDFLRAIRDYAKRHRRFGG from the coding sequence GTGCAATCCAGCGATCCGTCCCTCGGTCGCGGCATCCTCTACCGCCTCTATCAGCGCCGGCTCCGACGCGGACTCGAGCAGGAGTCGCTGCCCCGACACGTCGCGATGATCATCGACGGCAATCGCAGGTGGGCGAAGCAGCTCGGCTACGACACGGCCGCCCACGGTCACCGCGCCGGCGCGGCGAAGGTGCGCGAGTTCCTCGAGTGGTGCGACGACCTCGACATCCAGGTGGTGACGCTCTACCTGCTCTCGAGCGACAACCTCGGCAACCGGGCCAGCGACGAGCTCGCCGCGCTCATCGAGATCATCGCCGAGCTCGCCGAGGAGCTCTCGCACTACCGCGACTGGCGGGTGCAGCACGTCGGATCGGATGCCGGCCTGCCCGCGCCGCTCGTGGCCGCGCTCGACGCGGCCGAGCACCGCACGGCCGACAAGCGGGGAATGCACGTGAACCTCGCGGTCGGCTACGGCGGGCGCAAGGAGATCGTCGACGCGATGCGCTCCATCGTCGCCGCGCATCACGCCGACGGCGGCAGCCTCGACGACCTCGCCGACCGACTCACGCCCGACCTCATCGGCCAGCACCTCTACACCGGGGGGCAGCCGGACCCCGATCTCGTGATCCGCACCTCGGGCGAGCAGCGGCTCAGCGACTTCATGCTCTGGCAGGCCGCCCACAGCGAGTTCTACTTCGTCGAGGCCCTCGGGCCCGACCTCCGGCAGGTCGACTTCCTGCGCGCGATCCGCGACTACGCGAAACGCCACCGGCGCTTCGGCGGATGA